In Streptococcus porcinus, the genomic window GCAGTTATTCGGGAATTAAACAAAAAGGAAGGTTTTGATTTAGAAGCAACTATTACGGCTGATCAGCCTCCAGTTCAAACCAATCCTAACTCAAAATTAATTGAAACTATTACTAATGTTGCTAATGCTATTGAGACCTTGAAGCCACAATCATTAGTTCATCAGATGAATACTGTACTTGGTGAGGACGAACAACTGAATCCAGAAGATTTTGCTGATCTGAATCAGGTAAAACCAATGGTTGTATCAGGGACAACCGATGCAGCGCAATTTATTAGAGCCAATGATAATTTGGAGTTAGCTGTCTATGGTCCAGGTATGCCAACACTAAACCATAAACTAGATGAAAGGTTGCCTTTAGCCCAATACTTAGATTTTATTGATGTCTATAAAGTCATTATTGAGTCCTACTTGATACGTGACTAGTACAGGTCATTTTTAAAGGAAAAAGAAAAGTCCTTAGTAAGGGGATTGGTCAAAGTGATGGAATTGCTATCTAGCATGTAAAACTCTATTTGTTTAAAGTGACAAAAAGTCAACTGCTGAAAAACAGTTGACTTTTTAATTGTTAAATTGCAATTCAATTTATAACCGTGTAAAATCTAGTACTTTGCGGCCTTGAATAAGCCCTTTTTCCATTTCGTCAAAAACTTGTGGAGCTGTATCTACAGGAACTGTTTCAACTACGGGTACAACTAGCCCTTGAGCACCAAAGGCAAAAGCTTCTTCTAGGTCTTTACGAGTTCCGACTAGTGATCCTTTGATGCGGATGCCATCTAGGACAGTTTTCACGATACTTAAATCCATGTATTCTGAAGGAAGACCAACAGCAACAACAGTACCACCGGCACGAACACTTTCAACAGCTTGGTTAAAGGCAACTTTAGAAACAGCGGTAACAACTGCTCCGTGACAGCCACCGGATACTTTTTGAATATAAGCTGGAACATCTTCTATTTCTTTACCATTAACGATAACGTCAGCTCCACATTCTTTGGCAAGTTCTAATTTATCTTGGTTGATATCAACAGCAATAACTTGAGCATTAAAGACTTTTTTGGCGTATTGGATAGCAAGGTTGCCTAAACCACCAGCTCCGTAGATAACAATCCATTCACCAGGAGCAATGTCAGACTCTTTTATTGCTTTATAGGTTGTAACACCAGCACAAGTAATAGATGAAGCTTGTGCTGGATCAAGGTTTTCTGGTACTTTAACGGCATAATCAGCTGTGACAAGAGCATATTCACTCATGCCACCATCAACGGTGTAGCCTGCATTTTTAACAGAACGGCATAGTGTTTCTCTACCGGTAGTGCAGTATTCACAGTGACCACAACCTTCAAAGAACCATGCAATTGAGACACGATCACCAACTTGTAAAGTTGAGACCCCTTCACCGATTTCTTGGACAATGCCAATGCCTTCATGACCAAGGATAGTGCCAGGAACTTCACCAAAATCACCATGTGCAACGTGTAAGTCTGTATGACAGACACCACAGAATTCTACTTTGACAAGTGCTTGACCATAACCCACTTTGGGCACCTCGTGGTCAATAACATCAACGCCGGTGCTTGTTTGATTAACAACAACTGCTTTCATATAAATCCCTCCGATAATAATTATCATATATTGAAAACGTTTACACCAATATTTTATGATTTTGTGATTATTTTGTCAAACGATTTTTTGCCATTTATCAAAAAATCAGTTATAAAATGAAAAAAGGAGTCTTGTATGGTAAAGTAAGGTGACAGTAATGGAGAAGTGACAACATGTAGAAAGGATGTCTTGATGGAAGTTATTGCTAAACTGATTTCTCAGAATGTTGAATTAATGAACTTATTGAAACTTATAAAGGGCTTAGACTTATCAGATTCATGGCTTTGTGCGGGTACTTTACGGAACTTTATTTGGAATAAGTTGTCAAACCGTAATGAGATTTTGACAACGGATATTGATTTGGTATTTTTTGATCCTAACATGACGTACCAAGAAAGCTTGGCCTTGGAGCAAAGTATAATAAGAAAGTTTCCTCAATATAACTGGGATGTTAAAAATGAGGTCTACATGCACTACCATACACCAGGTGCCTCAGCTTATAGGAGTGCATGTGACGCTATTTCGAAATTTCCTGAAAAGTGCACAGCTATTGGAGCTAGATTGAATGACAAAAATCAGTTAGAGCTTTTCTTGCCTTATGGAGAAGCAGATATTTTACAATTTCAGGTAAATCCAACACCCTACTATACAGAAATGGTGGAGCGCCACAAAAAATATAATCAAAGGCAATCCCGAAAAGCTTGGTCCTCTACTTGGCCACAATTGAAGGTGAATTTTTTTCCAGAATAAGAGATTTCTCGGAAAGAAAGAGTAAAGATGATTGTCGGAAGCTTAAAAATCTATAAAAAAGAGCGATAAAATGAAATTTTTTGAAATCTTTTGTTTTATTATTGAAACAAATTGGAGTATAATATAAGGGTTAAAGAATAACTAAAAGAAAGGCTTTTCATGACAATTCCTGTTTTTCTTGAACTTGTGGAGATGAAAGCCAAGACAGCAAGTGTTTTACCTTTTTTAATTGGTTTATGCTTTAGTTACTATTACTACGGAAGTGTTCATCTTTTTTGGGTTCTATTATTTTTTATCGCCATGTTTTGTTTCAATATGTTTGTTGACATCTGGGATAATTATAATGACTATAAAAATGCTATTAATTTGGATTATCAAGCCAAGACAAATATTATTGGACGCGAGAGCTTATCTCTCAAATTAATAGAGCAAATGATGGCAATCTTTCTCTTTATTTCAGCGACTATTGGTATCCTTTTAACCGTGATGGTAGGATGGCCATTATTAGTTATGGGGCTATTTTGCTTTGCGGTTGGAATACTCTATTCGTACGGACCAAAACCTTTATCAAGCTTACCTTTGGGGGAGTTTTTCTCTGGTTTTACCATGGGCTTTATGATTAGTCTGATTTGTGTTTATTTGAATACCTATGATAATTTTAGATGGGATTTTGCAACTTTAGGAGCAATCTTTTTGATTTCCTTGCCAAATACACTATGGATTGCTAATCTTATGTTGGCTAATAACTTATGTGATAAAGAAGAAGATGAAAGCAACCATCGCTACACTTTGGTTCATTATATGGGGCTAAAAGGGGGACTGGTTCTCTTTGCTTTGGGCAATATTATGGCTATGCTAGCAATTATCGGACAATATATGTTTGGACTTGCTCCAATGACTGTATTATTGTGCTTACTTTTAGTGCCTTTTATTTATAAGCAAACCTATCTACTTTGGCAGAAACAAGTTAAGAAAGAAACCTTTATCTGTGCTGTTCGGATATTGGCTTTAGGTTCATTAACACAAGTAGTAACCTATTTTATCGGGATACTATTAACATAAAGACATTGACATTAATATTATAAGGAGAATATTATGCAAGAGATACTAGTACTGGGAGCTGGTTATGCTGGTTTGAAAACGGTACGTAATTTACAAAAACAAACTGGTGATTTCCATATTACACTGGTAGATCGTAATGACTATCACTATGAAGCGACAGAACTTCATGAAGTGGCGGCTGGATCACAGCCAAAAGAAAAAATTTCATATCCTATCCAAGATGTTATCAACCCTAAGAAAGTAACTTTCATTCAGGATGATGTTGTCAAAGTTAATCCTGAAGATTCTACAGTTGAATTAAAAAATAGTGGAACACTTCATTATGATTATGTGGTTGTATCACTGGGCTTTTGTTCAGAAACTTTCGGAATCAGCGGTGCTAAAGAAAATGCCCTTCAAATGGTAGATATTAATACGGCTGAAAATATTCACCATCATATTTTGCACATGATGGAAAAATACCGTGAGACAAAAGATAAGAATTATCTCCGTCTTTTGATTTGTGGAGCTGGTTTTACAGGTATTGAGTTAGCAGGAGCTTTAGTTGATGAACGCAAACGTTACGCTAAAATTGCTGGTGTGGCAGAAGATCAGATTGAAATTGTCTGCGTTGAAGCAGCTACTCGTATTTTACCGATGTTTGACGATAAATTAGCTCAATATGGAGTTGACTTAATTGAAAAATTGGGTGTCAACTTAATGCTTGGCTCAATGATTAAAGAAATTAAACCAGGTGAGGTTGTTTACGTAACAAGTCCAGATGAAAACGCAGAACGTCACTCAATCGCTGCTGAAACAATCATATGGACAACAGGTGTTAGTGGAAGTCCAATAATGGGAGAGTCAGGTTTTGCAGAACGTCGTGGGCGTGTTGTTGTTAACAAAGATTTACGTGATCCAAAATACGACAAGGTCTATATTCTTGGGGACGTATCAGCCTTGATAGATCCGGAAACAAATCGTCCTTTCCCAACAACGGCTCAAATTGCCACACGTATGGGGGCGCATGCTGCCAAGAACTTGGCACGTCAATTAAAAGGAGAAAAAACAGAAGACTTCAACTACAAATCCTTAGGAACAGTTGCTTCTGTTGGTAATACACATGCCTTTGGTTTAGTTGGTAAGTCGAAAGTTAAAGGATATCCAGCCTCAGTTGTTAAGAAAAGCATCATGAACAAATCATTAGTTGATATCGGTGGCTTGAAAGAACTTCTTGCCAAAGGTCGTTTCGATTTGTACCATTAATATATGATGATTTACTTTTAGTATACTTACCTTACGCTGCTTGAAACAAAGTAAGGATTACACAAATCGGAGGAAGATTTATGACTATTGAAACACTAGCACGATTTCAATTTGCAATGACAACTGTATTCCACTTTTTCTTTGTGCCTTTCACAATTGGAACCTGTTTTGTTGTAGCCATTATGGAAACTTGTTATGTGGTCACAAAAAAAGAAGAATACAAAAAAATGACAAAATTCTGGGGCAATATCATGCTCCTCAGTTTTGCGGTAGGAGTTGTTACCGGTATTATCCAAGAATTCCAATTTGGAATGAACTGGTCTGATTACTCACGTTTTGTTGGTGATATTTTTGGGGCCCCACTTGCAATTGAAGCCTTATTAGCCTTCTTTATGGAATCAACATTCTTAGGTCTTTGGATGTTTACTTGGGATAATCCAAAGATTAGTAAGAAACTTCATCTTAGCTTTATCTGGTTGGTCGTTTTTGGTTCATTAATGTCGGCCATGTGGATTTTGATTGCTAATAGCTTTATGCAACATCCTGTTGGTTATGAAGTTGTTAATGGCAGAGCACAGATGACCGATTTCTTTGCTCTTATCAATAATCATCAGTTCCATTATGAATTTGGCCATGTCATTACTGGCGCCATCACTATGGGTGGTACTGTTATTGCCGGTATGGCGGCTTTCAAACTGCTGAAAAAAGAAGCTCTAACTGAGTCTGTTCAAAAAATATATAAAAAATCATTACGTTTAGGTTTGTTAGTCACGTTGCTAGGTTCTATCTCAGTAATGGGGATGGGGGATTTGCAGATGAAAGCTTTGCTTAATGATCAACCCATGAAATTCGCAGCAATGGAGGGTGACTATGAAGATTCTGGTGATCCAGCTGCCTGGACAGTTCTTGCTTGGGCTAATGAAGCTAAAAAAGAACAAGTATTTGGAGTGAAAATTCCTTATATGCTAAGTATTCTCTCTTATGGGAAACCTTCTGGTTCTGTCAAAGGAATGAATACGGCTAACAAAGAATTGGTTGCTAAATATGGCCAAGACAATTATTTCCCAATGGTTAACTTGCTCTTTTACGGATTCCGTACCATGGCTGCTTTTGGGACCTTAATGTTAGGTGTTTCAGCGCTAGGTCTATTCTTAACGCGTCCGAAGAAACCAATTCTATATGAGAAAAAATGGATGCTTGTAATTGTTGCTTTGACAACAATTGCTCCCTTCTTATCAAATACATTTGGTTGGATTATTACAGAGCAAGGGCGCTATCCTTGGACAGTTTATGGCTTGTTTAAAATCAAAGATAGTGTCTCTCCAAATGTCTCAGTTGCCTCTCTACTCTTCTCAAACACTGTTTATTTCTTATTATTCAGTGCCTTAGGGGCCATGATGGTCTATCTTGTTATTCGTGAGTTGAATAAAGGGCCTGAGCATGAAGAAGTTCTACTACAAAATTTAAAACAATCAAGCATTGACCCATTTGAGAAAGGAGCATTCTAATGAGTGGATTACAATTTTTCTGGTTTTTCCTAATTGGTCTTCTCTTTTCCGGATTCTTTTTCTTAGAAGGTTTTGACTTCGGAGTTGGTATGGCAGTTCAAACCTTAGCTCATAACGAAGATGAAAAAGATCAAATTGTTTCAACAATTGGCCCTGTTTGGGACGGAAATGAAGTATGGCTCTTGACAGCTGGAGGTGCGATGTTTGCATCTTTTCCATACTGGTATGCATCTTTATTTAGTGGTTATTATTTAATCCTTTTGACAATTTTGTTTGGTTTAATTATTCGTGGTGTTTCCTTTGAATTCAGACACAATGTACCAGCCAAGCAAAAAAATATTTGGAATTGGACTCTAACAATTGGTTCAGCCCTTGTGCCTTTCTTTTTTGGACTGATGTTTGTTAGTCTTGTTCAAGGGATGCCTATAGATGCAAAAGCTAATATGACTGCTCGTTTTGGTGATTATTTTAATATCTTTTCCATTGTTGGAGGGGTAGCTATGTTGCTATTGACCTATTTACATGGTTTGAACTACATAGCATTGAAGACAGAGGGTCCTGTGAGAGACCGTGCAAATAACGTAGCGCAATTGCTTTATTGGGTACTGTATCTAGGCTTAGTAGCTTTTGCACTCTTGCTTTTCTTCCAAACTGACTTCTTTACTAAAGGATTTGTGACCACTTTACTATTGTTGCTTGTAATTGTTGCGCTTTCTGTTTATGCTCACATGTCAGTCTTTAAAAAAGCAGAGATGTCAGCTTTTATTGCAAGTGGCTTGACGCTAGTGTCAGTCGTTGTGCTTTTATTCCAAGGATTGTTCCCACGTGTTATGATTTCATCAATCTCTTCTAAATACGACTTGTTGATCGAAAATGCCTCTTCATCTCCTTATACCTTGAAGATTATGTCCATTGTTGCGGTTTCCTTAGTGCCATTTGTTTTGGCCTACACTGCTTGGGCTTACTACATTTTCAGAAAACGTATCACATTGCCAGTCATTGTCACGGGGGAAAAATAATGCTAGATAAAGCGGTTATGCGCTTGTCGGGTATTCATAGAATATTAGGATTGCTTGCAGGATTAGATTTCCTACAGGCAATCTTTATTATAGGTCAAGCTTACTTTTTGAGTCAGGCCATTTCAGGTTTATGGCAAGGACAGTCTTTATCAAAACAGAGTTTAGCTATCTTATATTTTCTATTATGTTATCTGGCAAGGCATCTTATTAATTTTATCAAGGATGAACAACTAGATCGATTTGCAGCAAAACATGCGCAGGAATTGCGTAGCCAATTGCTGGCAAAACTCTTTTTGCTAGGTCCGCAAATTGTCCAAGAAGAAGGATCTGGGAATGTGATTACGATGGCGTTAGATGGAATATCGTTAGTGGAGAATTACCTTCATCTAGTCTTAAATAAAATGATGAATTTGTCGGTGATTCCTTTTATAGTTTTAGCGTTCATCTTTTATATGGACAGTGAATCAGGGCTTATCTTACTTTTGGTTTATCCACTTATTATTATTTTTATGATTATCCTTGGTTTAGCGGCTAAAGCTCGTGCGGATAAACAGTATGCCTCTTACCAAGTTTTATCTAATCACTTTTTAGATTCCTTAAGAGGAATTGATACCCTTCGATTTTTTGGACTTAGTAAACGTTATGCAAAGAGCATCTATCGAACTAGTGAATCTTTCCGAAAAGCTACCATGTCCGCTTTACGAATTGGGATTTTATCAACGTTTGCTTTAGACTTTTTTACCACGTTATCAATTGCTATTGTGGCAGTAATGTTGGGGTTACGGTTAATTAATGAACAAATCTTACTATTTCCAGCCTTAACAGTCTTAATCTTAGCGCCAGAATATTTTATCCCTATTCGAGATTTTTCAAGTGATTATCATGCTACGCTAGATGGAAAGAACGCTTTTTCGGCTGTGCAGAGGATTCTCAACTGTCCAGAAAGTAAGCAAGAGCCAGTCTTAATCAACGAATGGACTGATAAAAGTTGTTTGACCCTTGATGATATTAAACTTTCTTATGAGGGAAAGGACTTCATGTCAATTCCTTATCTAGAACTTAATGGCATAAAAAAAGTCGCCCTAGTTGGTATGAGTGGATCGGGTAAATCAACCTTAGTTAACCTTTTGAGTGGCTTTCTAGTTCCAGACAGTGGGAACTTCCAGCTTGATAAGCAAAAATTATTAAACTTAGACCAAGAAGCTTGGCGAAAACAATTAATTTACATTCCTCAGTCTCCTTATGTTTTTGAAATGAGCTTGCGCGACAATATTGCTTTTTACACGCCAGAAGCAAGTTTAGAAGATATTCAGGAAGCTATCAAAGTGGT contains:
- a CDS encoding cytochrome ubiquinol oxidase subunit I: MTIETLARFQFAMTTVFHFFFVPFTIGTCFVVAIMETCYVVTKKEEYKKMTKFWGNIMLLSFAVGVVTGIIQEFQFGMNWSDYSRFVGDIFGAPLAIEALLAFFMESTFLGLWMFTWDNPKISKKLHLSFIWLVVFGSLMSAMWILIANSFMQHPVGYEVVNGRAQMTDFFALINNHQFHYEFGHVITGAITMGGTVIAGMAAFKLLKKEALTESVQKIYKKSLRLGLLVTLLGSISVMGMGDLQMKALLNDQPMKFAAMEGDYEDSGDPAAWTVLAWANEAKKEQVFGVKIPYMLSILSYGKPSGSVKGMNTANKELVAKYGQDNYFPMVNLLFYGFRTMAAFGTLMLGVSALGLFLTRPKKPILYEKKWMLVIVALTTIAPFLSNTFGWIITEQGRYPWTVYGLFKIKDSVSPNVSVASLLFSNTVYFLLFSALGAMMVYLVIRELNKGPEHEEVLLQNLKQSSIDPFEKGAF
- a CDS encoding nucleotidyltransferase family protein, which codes for MEVIAKLISQNVELMNLLKLIKGLDLSDSWLCAGTLRNFIWNKLSNRNEILTTDIDLVFFDPNMTYQESLALEQSIIRKFPQYNWDVKNEVYMHYHTPGASAYRSACDAISKFPEKCTAIGARLNDKNQLELFLPYGEADILQFQVNPTPYYTEMVERHKKYNQRQSRKAWSSTWPQLKVNFFPE
- a CDS encoding prenyltransferase; the encoded protein is MTIPVFLELVEMKAKTASVLPFLIGLCFSYYYYGSVHLFWVLLFFIAMFCFNMFVDIWDNYNDYKNAINLDYQAKTNIIGRESLSLKLIEQMMAIFLFISATIGILLTVMVGWPLLVMGLFCFAVGILYSYGPKPLSSLPLGEFFSGFTMGFMISLICVYLNTYDNFRWDFATLGAIFLISLPNTLWIANLMLANNLCDKEEDESNHRYTLVHYMGLKGGLVLFALGNIMAMLAIIGQYMFGLAPMTVLLCLLLVPFIYKQTYLLWQKQVKKETFICAVRILALGSLTQVVTYFIGILLT
- the cydD gene encoding thiol reductant ABC exporter subunit CydD, which gives rise to MLDKAVMRLSGIHRILGLLAGLDFLQAIFIIGQAYFLSQAISGLWQGQSLSKQSLAILYFLLCYLARHLINFIKDEQLDRFAAKHAQELRSQLLAKLFLLGPQIVQEEGSGNVITMALDGISLVENYLHLVLNKMMNLSVIPFIVLAFIFYMDSESGLILLLVYPLIIIFMIILGLAAKARADKQYASYQVLSNHFLDSLRGIDTLRFFGLSKRYAKSIYRTSESFRKATMSALRIGILSTFALDFFTTLSIAIVAVMLGLRLINEQILLFPALTVLILAPEYFIPIRDFSSDYHATLDGKNAFSAVQRILNCPESKQEPVLINEWTDKSCLTLDDIKLSYEGKDFMSIPYLELNGIKKVALVGMSGSGKSTLVNLLSGFLVPDSGNFQLDKQKLLNLDQEAWRKQLIYIPQSPYVFEMSLRDNIAFYTPEASLEDIQEAIKVVGLEELVEELPEGLDTRIGNGARPLSGGQAQRIALARAFLDKERRILLFDEPTAHLDLETEIELKARMLPLMANRLVIFATHRLHWLKDMDHIIVLDHGQVVEAGSYSDLIAKKGYLYDLKNAMGGQNA
- the adhP gene encoding alcohol dehydrogenase AdhP, which produces MKAVVVNQTSTGVDVIDHEVPKVGYGQALVKVEFCGVCHTDLHVAHGDFGEVPGTILGHEGIGIVQEIGEGVSTLQVGDRVSIAWFFEGCGHCEYCTTGRETLCRSVKNAGYTVDGGMSEYALVTADYAVKVPENLDPAQASSITCAGVTTYKAIKESDIAPGEWIVIYGAGGLGNLAIQYAKKVFNAQVIAVDINQDKLELAKECGADVIVNGKEIEDVPAYIQKVSGGCHGAVVTAVSKVAFNQAVESVRAGGTVVAVGLPSEYMDLSIVKTVLDGIRIKGSLVGTRKDLEEAFAFGAQGLVVPVVETVPVDTAPQVFDEMEKGLIQGRKVLDFTRL
- the cydB gene encoding cytochrome d ubiquinol oxidase subunit II; the protein is MSGLQFFWFFLIGLLFSGFFFLEGFDFGVGMAVQTLAHNEDEKDQIVSTIGPVWDGNEVWLLTAGGAMFASFPYWYASLFSGYYLILLTILFGLIIRGVSFEFRHNVPAKQKNIWNWTLTIGSALVPFFFGLMFVSLVQGMPIDAKANMTARFGDYFNIFSIVGGVAMLLLTYLHGLNYIALKTEGPVRDRANNVAQLLYWVLYLGLVAFALLLFFQTDFFTKGFVTTLLLLLVIVALSVYAHMSVFKKAEMSAFIASGLTLVSVVVLLFQGLFPRVMISSISSKYDLLIENASSSPYTLKIMSIVAVSLVPFVLAYTAWAYYIFRKRITLPVIVTGEK
- a CDS encoding NAD(P)/FAD-dependent oxidoreductase translates to MQEILVLGAGYAGLKTVRNLQKQTGDFHITLVDRNDYHYEATELHEVAAGSQPKEKISYPIQDVINPKKVTFIQDDVVKVNPEDSTVELKNSGTLHYDYVVVSLGFCSETFGISGAKENALQMVDINTAENIHHHILHMMEKYRETKDKNYLRLLICGAGFTGIELAGALVDERKRYAKIAGVAEDQIEIVCVEAATRILPMFDDKLAQYGVDLIEKLGVNLMLGSMIKEIKPGEVVYVTSPDENAERHSIAAETIIWTTGVSGSPIMGESGFAERRGRVVVNKDLRDPKYDKVYILGDVSALIDPETNRPFPTTAQIATRMGAHAAKNLARQLKGEKTEDFNYKSLGTVASVGNTHAFGLVGKSKVKGYPASVVKKSIMNKSLVDIGGLKELLAKGRFDLYH